One genomic window of Diospyros lotus cultivar Yz01 chromosome 8, ASM1463336v1, whole genome shotgun sequence includes the following:
- the LOC127808734 gene encoding probable arabinosyltransferase ARAD1: MNQRPRPTRSPPDSHAQNPLNLALASPKMGRKSLLKPTLATAFVLIACYALFNTFVYPSPSKLDADTAFVSRENNAIGFPANSGPVMVYMYDLPRKFTYGVIESYAMARGGLKAPVDDVSELKYPGNQHSAEWHLFADLNRNDLSGSPITRVFDPAQADLFYVPFFSSLSLVVNPIRPAASVAGDGPTYSDEEMQEALIEWLEGQPYWKRNNGWDHVFICQDPNALYKVVDRVKNSVLLVSDFGRLARARASLVKDVILPYSHRIRTFDGDVGIESRKSLLFFMGNRYRKEGGKIRDLLFQLLENEEDVIIKHGTQSRESRRAASQGMHTSKFCLHPAGDTPSACRLFDAIVSLCVPVIISDYIELPFEDIIDYRKIAVFVDSESAVKPGYLIKLLRRVSTRTILKFQQEMKEVKRYFEYEDPNGTVKEIWRQVSLKLPLIKLMINRDKRLVKRDLPDPDCSCLCSNQSGIRTTL; this comes from the exons ATGAACCAGCGACCCAGACCCACCAGATCGCCGCCAGATTCTCATGCCCAAAACCCCCTTAACCTAGCCCTAGCATCCCCCAAAATGGGCCGCAAATCGCTCCTCAAACCCACGCTCGCCACCGCCTTCGTCCTCATCGCCTGCTACGCCCTCTTCAACACCTTCGTTTACCCTAGCCCTTCCAAGCTCGACGCCGACACTGCCTTTGTTTCCCGGGAAAACAACGCCATCGGTTTTCCCGCGAATTCTGGCCCCGTCATGGTCTACATGTACGATCTCCCGAGAAAGTTCACGTACGGGGTGATAGAGAGCTACGCGATGGCCCGAGGGGGCCTGAAAGCTCCGGTGGACGACGTTTCCGAGTTGAAGTACCCGGGCAACCAGCACTCGGCCGAGTGGCATTTGTTCGCCGATTTGAACCGCAACGACCTCTCCGGTTCGCCAATCACTAGGGTTTTCGATCCCGCCCAGGCCGACCTCTTCTACGTGCCTTTCTTCTCGTCGCTAAGCTTGGTAGTGAATCCGATCCGGCCCGCTGCTTCCGTGGCCGGCGATGGTCCAACCTACAGCGATGAGGAGATGCAGGAGGCTCTGATCGAGTGGTTAGAGGGGCAGCCCTACTGGAAGAGGAACAATGGCTGGGACCACGTGTTCATATGTCAGGACCCGAATGCGTTGTACAAGGTGGTCGATCGGGTCAAGAATAGCGTGCTTCTTGTTTCGGATTTCGGGAGGCTGGCCCGAGCTCGGGCCTCGTTGGTCAAGGATGTGATCTTGCCTTACTCTCATAGGATCAGGACCTTCGATGGGGATGTTGGTATTGAGTCCCGGAAGTCTTTGTTGTTCTTCATGGGGAACCGGTATCGGAAAGAG GGTGGGAAAATTCGTGACTTGCTTTTTCAACTACTTGAGAATGAAGAAGATGTCATTATAAAACATGGTACACAATCCAGAGAGAGTAGGCGTGCAGCTTCGCAGGGAATGCATACATCAAAGTTCTGTTTGCATCCTGCTGGTGATACTCCATCGGCCTGCCGACTCTTTGATGCTATAGTGAGCTTGTGTGTTCCAGTAATAATTAGTGATTATATTGAGTTACCGTTTGAAGACATCATAGATTATAGAAAAATTGCAGTCTTTGTAGATTCAGAATCTGCTGTAAAGCCAGGCTACTTAATTAAATTGCTCAGGCGAGTAAGCACAAGGACAATTCTGAAATTCCAACAGGAAATGAAAGAG GTGAAGCGATACTTTGAGTACGAGGATCCAAATGGAACAGTGAAAGAAATCTGGCGTCAAGTCTCTCTAAAACTCCCACTCATCAAACTGATGATCAATCGCGACAAACGTCTTGTGAAGAGGGACTTGCCTGATCCAGATTGCTCCTGTCTCTGTTCGAACCAGTCAGGAATCCGCACCACACTGTGA
- the LOC127807839 gene encoding 14 kDa zinc-binding protein-like — MACINSSSSAAAALSLLRNCGSVRAMARIKSLRGGRGGASPVSFVPQTQRLFHLPLQFRRAISHVSATNDEEASARAAVDTGAPTIFDKIIAKEIPSTIVYEDEKVLAFRDINPQAPVHVLVIPKFRDGLTQLGKAEARHHDILGDLLYAAKIVAEKEGILDGFRVVINSGPTACQSVYHVHLHVLGGRQMNWPPG; from the exons ATGGCCTGTATaaactcctcctcctccgccgccgccgccctaTCATTGCTAAG GAACTGTGGAAGTGTAAGAGCGATGGCGAGAATTAAATCACtgagaggaggaagaggaggagcgTCGCCAGTCTCCTTCGTTCCCCAAACTCAGCGCCTTTTCCACCTTCCTCTTCAATTTCgcag AGCCATCTCTCATGTTAGTGCTACAAATGATGAAGAGGCCTCTGCAAGAGCAGCTGTTGACACTGGAGCTCCAACCAT ATTTGACAAGATCATTGCTAAAGAGATCCCCTCCACTATAGTGTACGAGGATGAGAAAGTCTTAGCATTTCGAGATATTAATCCACAAGCTCCTGTTCATGTTTTAGTCATTCCTAAGTTTAGAGATGGATTGACACAGCTAGGCAAG GCTGAAGCAAGACATCATGACATTTTGGGCGATCTTCTCTATGCTGCAAAAATAGTGGCAGAGAAAGAAGGTATTCTTGATGGATTCCGTGTTGTTATCAACAGTGGTCCAACTGCAT GTCAATCAGTTTACCATGTTCACCTGCATGTACTTGGAGGGAGGCAGATGAATTGGCCGCCTGGTTAG
- the LOC127807840 gene encoding glucan endo-1,3-beta-D-glucosidase-like, protein MANSTLLLFLFTLLLFNNSGGILKLAYGQAPGQGAWCLAKPSTPSEKLMGNINYACAIVNCSMIRDGGPCFWPPSLLNHASVAMNLYYQDAGRHFWNCDFNSSGVVTVTDPSYGNCKFPFKR, encoded by the exons ATGGCTAACTCTACGcttctcctcttcctcttcaccCTCTTACTCTTCAACAACTCAG GCGGAATTCTCAAGCTTGCTTATGGGCAGGCCCCTGGACAG GGGGCTTGGTGCCTGGCAAAGCCGTCGACTCCAAGTGAGAAACTCATGGGAAACATAAACTATGCTTGCGCCATCGTGAACTGCAGCATGATCAGAGATGGAGGGCCATGTTTCTGGCCTCCGTCTCTGCTGAACCATGCTTCCGTTGCCATGAACCTTTACTATCAGGACGCCGGAAGACACTTCTGGAACTGTGACTTCAATAGCTCCGGCGTTGTAACCGTCACCGACCCCA GCTATGGCAACTGCAAGTTCCCATTCAAGCGCTAG